Proteins encoded in a region of the Myxococcota bacterium genome:
- a CDS encoding M15 family metallopeptidase, with amino-acid sequence MRSFRAPSRLALGLFVAALAVTPAAGAATPAESLAAVRADPEYVEIGGFDGVAVDLRYASTNNFVHTNVYGPFDRAFLRRPAAEKLRAALRALRREHPGWKLRVFDALRPRSVQRIFWARVVGTAQQPYVADPEKGSLHNYGFAVDLTLQDETGKELDMGTGFDDFTPRAEPVREAELLKSGQLSAAQLENRRLLRRIMTGAGFAQRPNEWWHYDALPLEDARKDHPILE; translated from the coding sequence ATGCGTTCGTTTCGAGCGCCGAGCCGGCTCGCGCTCGGACTCTTCGTCGCCGCGCTCGCGGTCACTCCGGCCGCGGGCGCGGCGACTCCCGCCGAGTCACTCGCGGCGGTGCGCGCCGATCCGGAGTATGTCGAGATCGGCGGCTTCGACGGCGTCGCCGTCGACTTGCGCTACGCGAGCACCAACAACTTCGTGCACACCAACGTGTACGGACCGTTCGACCGCGCCTTCCTGCGCCGGCCCGCAGCCGAGAAGCTGCGCGCCGCGCTGCGCGCGCTGCGGCGCGAGCACCCGGGCTGGAAGCTCCGCGTCTTCGACGCGCTCCGGCCGCGCAGCGTGCAGCGGATCTTCTGGGCCCGGGTCGTCGGCACGGCGCAGCAGCCCTACGTGGCCGACCCCGAGAAAGGGTCGCTCCACAACTACGGGTTCGCGGTCGACCTCACGCTGCAGGACGAGACCGGGAAGGAGCTCGACATGGGCACGGGCTTCGACGACTTCACGCCGCGCGCGGAGCCCGTGCGCGAGGCGGAGCTCCTGAAGTCCGGCCAGCTCAGCGCCGCGCAGCTCGAGAACCGGCGGCTCCTGCGCCGGATCATGACCGGCGCCGGCTTCGCGCAGCGGCCCAACGAGTGGTGGCACTACGATGCGCTACCGCTCGAGGACGCGCGCAAGGACCACCCGATCCTCGAGTGA